The following nucleotide sequence is from Callithrix jacchus isolate 240 chromosome 12, calJac240_pri, whole genome shotgun sequence.
catttcttggagactttgctcattcctttttatccttttttctctaatattgtcttctcgttttatttcattaagttgaaatTTGACCTCTGataacctttcttctgcttgatcaattcaagtgtttaaacctgcgcatacttctcggagttcctgtattgtattcttcagttccattaattcgcttatattcctctctaaattgtctattctcattaggatttcgtcaaaccttttttcaaagttcttagtttctttacattgggctacagcatgttcttttaactcacagaagtttcttattatccatcttctgaagcctgattctgttattgggatgcactcgttctctatcaagccttgttcccttgttaatgaggaactgtgatcctctttagagggagaggcattctgattttgagtattctcagcctttttacgctggtttcttcccatcattgtaaatttatccacctgtcgtctttgtaattaccaactttcaaattaggtctctgagtggacatccaagttgttaattcccagggccgaaatatgagcaacccactgcaccggccaaaacagtggtgttaagactgatggtgcttttctgcccgggaatctccagtctggcttccttcttgactctgtaataggcgactctgccttcccggagctccaaacctcagtcagaaggggacccagtcccgctTATTCTGCACCAaaagctgccgcaccgaggtgctggcaaaaccgctgcaccggccataagagtcacgctggcgacccgtgtggctcctccactgggaatcttctgctccgtgagtgacaaaaatttgtctgaaagtgtggtgtcctctcattctctgcgctttcactgggagctgcagtcccgagatgttagcgatcagccatcttggatcattccccgACCTTGTTCTTTTCAATAGATGTTTTATTTTCAGCCCTGTCATGCACTTCATTGCCCTTCCCAGGAAACTGCTGATTAAGTCCATCATCATCACTGCCAGCAGCAGCACCATCAGGTAGGCTTCCAGATAATTCCATGTTATTACTTGTGTGctgcttcatttcttcttctacCTGTGGCTGCTTATTTTCACATCCTTTaagtctttcttcctcttcctccgaTGGCAGCTCCAAGTCTTATTCTGGATTGTTATTTTGAGGAAGATTTTCAGGTGTCTGTTTTTCCTTATATTTGGAAATTATCTGCTGAATGTTATTCTTATTGTCCCTCTCATCCACGCCAGAGCCTCCAGGAACCAGGACGCGCTCCACCCCGGGGAAGTTGCCCCGCCAGGCAGCTCTGTGGAGCTCGTCAAGATCTTCCAGGTGGACACAGTACTGAGGCAGGGGGAGGATGCAGTACCAAGGCGGGCAAAGGCGTCCTCTTCATGCTCGCTTCTGCTGCCCGAGCTGTCGTGCCGCCAGCTGGTGAGGGAGCCCGAGGGCCAATGGTCCTCCAGGATCCCACCTCTAAATCGATGTCCCCATTCTTATTTCATGACTCTCTTGTCTCTCTTCTCCACCCCTGTTAAGCaatagcctgttttcccaacacccaaAAAGCTTTAGGCAGCTGTAGATACGTTCTCAAAATGCCATGGTTCCCAATCTTTTCACTTTTACAGGCTCTTCCATTGCTCTTCCTCATAGACTTGACATTTTGgtttagggtgtgtgtgtgtatgtgtgtgtatgtgtttgcatgtgcatcactacatgaaaaaatatttggggccaggcgcagtggctcacacctgtgagcactttgggaggccgaggttggcggatcacctgaggtcaggagttcaagaccagcctggccaacatggcaaaaccccatctctattaaaagtacaaaaattagtcaggcatggtggcaggcgcctataatcccagctattcaggaggctgaggcaggggaatcacttgaaccttggaggtggaggttacagtgagctgagattttgccattgtactccagcctgggcaacacagtgagactccatctcaaaaaaaaaaaaaaaaaaaaggatttgaaatTTTGTAACATTTTGTCTGATAAATTATATCTAGGGATAAGTGATCTATGGTCATTattctaatttataaataagataCAAATGCAGTTTAACAGGGCCACACCAGCATGGGATAATTTTGCATTACTGAGGGGGTGTAATTTCAACTATGTGCAAAGAAACGATCTTTTAGCTAGCAAAGAGATAGAGTAAGGCAAAGGAAATGAGTACAATTTTGATTAGGAtttctgaaataatgaaaatagtttGCAAAAAACCTAGCTACTCCAGGGATTCCTAGGAATCTGAAAACTCATGTGAGGAAGGATGAATGTTATATGAATGTCTACAATAAGCCCatactttgcatatattattccTACTTATAAAATAAGCTAGCAACTGAAAACTTCTTAAAGGCGAAATACCTCCCCAGGACACACCTGGATATTGATGGCAGATACATTCTATAACCTACCCAAAGGACTAAATCTGTAATGGAGAAATTGAGACAACCTGAGAAAAACTTATCAGGCAAGTTTTGtgactataaaatatattaaaatacatacatatatatgtataataacaTTAGGTACCTCCTACGTtggacatatttttttaaaaacctgaagccaaggctgagcatggtggctcatgcctgtaatcccagcactttgggaggccaaggcaggtagatcacgaggtcaggagtttgagaccagcctggccaagatagtgaaacaccatctctactaaaaattttttttaaatccccaaaaattagccaggcacagtagcaggtgcctgtaatcccaccactcgggaggctgagacagaagaatcacttgaacccaggaggcagaggttgcagtgagctgagatcatgccactgcactctagcctagacaacagagcaagacttcgtctcaaaaaaaaaaaaaaaagacctgaagcCATTCCACAGCCACGCCTGCAAGTGGAGTTGCTCAGGCCTACATTGGGCACTTTTGATAGATTATCTCCAAGCCTCACAACAATCTTGTAAGGGAAACATCATTCCTATCTCccttttgcaaatgagaaaaaccAATTCAGAGGATTTGGTGACTTGCTCCATCACACAGCTACCAAGTATTTGGAATTCAAACTTGTGTCTGAATCCTAAGCTCAAGTCATTAAGCTGCCTCAAGAAAACAGTTTTCTCATTAGAGAATAGACTGCATTAGGAAAGAGAAATCAAGAACTAAAGTTGCCACAAAAAGCAGTTATTATTGGGGATAAAAATGCAGGTCAcctattttaaagaattatcttCCAAACAACAATTTAATCACATATATTCCCATCTTTAATGTCTGTTATATCATGAGTTTCATAGGAGAAAAGTTTACTGGTTTCATAATGAGCTTGATTTATTTAATACATGGAGAGTGTCCTAATGCATCCAGTGGCAAAATCAGATGGATTTCATTAGTGTCTAGATGTGGCTAAAGCCAAAAAAGACTTTGGATTCCTGACTCTACTAAGAAACTTGTTCCATCCAAAAATCaaagatgggctgggcatggtggcaatgcctgtaatcccagcactttgggaggccaaggcagtggatcacctgaggtcaggagtttgagaccagcctggtcaacatgacaaaaccctatctctactaaaaatacaaaaattagccgggcatggtggtgtgcgcctgtagtcccagctacttgggaggctgaggcaggagaatctcttgaacccggggcGGGGGGGGTgggtgcggaggttgcagtaaactgagatcacgccactgcactccagcctggcaacagcgagagtgtctcaaaaaaaagaaaattctgccaggcacagtggctcacatctgtaatcccagcaccttgggaggcccaggcaagatgattgcttgaggacaggagttcaagatcagcctgggcaacagaatgagatcctgtctctacaaaaaataaaattagccaagcctggtggcttacacctatagtcccagctactcaggaggctaaggtgggaggatcacttgagtccaggaggtcgaggctgcagtatgCTGTGATCaccacactgcattccagcctggagagaccccatctcaaaaaaaaaatttttttttcattgttaaaatCTTTCCCTTAATTTCCATTCAATGGTGCTGATTCCATGCTGTAAGACCACCTAAAACTACAAGTCTTTTCTGTACCAGATGACCCACCTTTCTTGGTACTTGGAGCAGGGTTTACACTGTCTTTGTGACAACAATCTTCTCAGAATGCAGTGGTACGTCAGTTGGGATCCACTGAAAACAGTCAAGAGTGAGTGTTCTGACCACTGCAATTGGAGCAGTGAATGTGATTTGCACTTCCGCAGAGACTGCATGAAGTCTCCAGTGTTGGGCTTCTCTCTGGACTTTATTGCTGTCAGTATGGTGAGAGTCAGAACTCTCCAATTATTCAATCATTTTTGAGATCTAGGGCCTTGACAATCCTTAGAAAcctcttagaaaaaaacattccctctggccaggtgtgctggctcacccctgtaatcccagcactttcggaggctagggcaggtggatcatgaggtcagaagtccgagaccagcctgtccaacacagtgaaaccccatctctactaaaaatacaaaaaaaaaaaaaaaagccggcatggtggtgcacacctgtaatcccagctactctggaggctaaggcaagaaaatcgcttgaacttgggaggcagaggttgcagtgagctgagattgcaccattacactccagcccaggaacagtataagactcccatctcaaaaaacaaaaaaacattccCTCAACCATAAATCAGCACCATCATCTACTCGATAGGCTGAAACCAGTCTTGACTGCTCCATGTTCCCCAAACCCAAGAACTGACCATTCCACTACTTGGTCTGAAAAGGCTTGCCAGAAAAAAGTCTAGGTCTTACCATGAGTGGGAATGGACCAAAATGTAGAATGAATTGCTAAATGTCTACCAGACTCCTTCCATCTTTCTCTAAACCTCTCATTCAGAACCTCCCTTTTACTCCCAAGTCATTTGGTAACCATTCTGCTTCCCTTCCATCTCCAACTCTGACTTCTCCCTGCCATCTATAAAGAAGGCCTGAAATGTAGGGAAGAACCAGTAGTACAGCCACGGGAATTTTAGACATTGTCAGTCACATTTGGAACAATTTGTTCATGTCCAAGCTGGTCAAAGAGAAGACCTGGGCAGCAATGATTAGATTAAATGAATTCTTACTGCAAAGTAGCCAACACATTTATGTGAATTCTTTCTTGATAATGACAAAGACTTAGGGTTGCATAGATACCATGCAGCAGAAACTGTTTTCTTGCAACAGACACTGCTTACTTGAAGCACACACTATTTCTGAATTTTGTGTTGAAATCTGGCGAGATCCACATACCTGAAAACTCAATACTAGTGTAGGTTACAAGAAACAACTCACTACAGGAAGTAAATTGGCACTCTATGTATTTGAGAAACTAATGTATAAAATTGCAAGTTAATTACAATTTACTTGGAAGGGGACCAATAATTCcactttttaattgaaaatagtCTACATACTCCCAATAAATTCACAGTAAAATAAGCTTCAAAAAGACTTAAGatgccaaaaaaaggaaaaaaatccagtaaTTAATACAAAATACATAAGGTAGTTAATAGCATAGATATGCTTGCCTTTAGACAATGCTTATATACTCAATTCTTATATGATTGAaagattctggaaaaaaaaaaaaaaaaagattctgtagTAATGCTGTacctttttacaaaaaaaaaaaaatttccaaaagaaaatcaaacatttatgACTGGAGTTAGGTGTAGTAAGGAATTAGATGTGAGTGGTTGACTACTCTTTGTGCCTTCAAAGTTTTGCAGaaaattctgtcttctttttagtCCATCCAAAATGACTGAATTATTAGATGCCAGACTCTGTGTCCTAAAGgtattaaaaataacagaattattGGCTTCAAAGGGAACTTGGATTTCTAACCAAGGCATTATACTTTCATTTGTTACTTTGAAGTAGTATGTTTACTAATACTAAGGTACACTTATCAATTAAGTtaacctttaaaaatatgaagtgCTCTTTACATTTTAACGGCTTCACAATAGCACCTCAATTATTTGACAGTTCGCTGTCAAATAATTGAGGTGCTACTGTGCTGTTTATGTTTTCTGAACAACATCTGTTCTCAGATCCAATATCAAGTATATTCTAGTCAGAAACAGTAAGTTTCCTGAACAACTTCTATACATCTTAAGTGGCCAATATCTTCCTGTgaaatttattacttttatgaGAAATCATAcggaagagaaaagcaaactattgtatttttaacattacaatgcccttttccaggAGGTATAAGCTATATTAGTCCCTAATCTAACACAGATGCCTTGCTTCAGCCAACTCACAATACTGTTTGGTagcctggacacagtggctcacccctgtaatcccaggactttgggaggccaaggcgggtggatatcaacttgaggccaggagtttgaggccagtccagccaacatggtgaaatcctttctcACCATGGgtttcaatacaaaaattagccaagcatggtggtacacacctgtaatctcagctactcatgagactgaggcatgagaattccttgaactcatgaggcagaggttgcagggagccaagatcacacaactacactccagcctgggcaacagagtgagactgtctcaaaaacaacaaaacaaacaaaaacctaaaaactatttggttatttttgcttttcacttTCCCACTTTGTTACTTTCCATCAACTGTccattacattaaaatatatctcaaaaatGTGTCCTCCAATAAGTCTTCTTCTAAACAGCCTATCACTCAGTTTACTCAGTTCTATAATTCTGTCATGACTTTATGCTTTGTTCTTAAGTTCAACTGGTCTGTTTATTGTTTGTCTCCTCAACTAAATTGAATGCTTCCTGTAAGTAGAAACAATGTCGAGTTCATCTCTATCCTCCTAATCCTTATAACCATTATGGCACACAGTTGATGTTCAAATTTCACTTCCCTTTCCTATAAATGTCTGTCAATTTTAGTTATAAGCCTTTTAAGAAAAGCATGTTGCTTAAAAATAGGTAAttcttaagaaattaaatttctcaaaatttttcAAATCAAAATTCCCAGTCACCTATCAAGGAGTAATGTCTTTCATCTGCTTTTGTATGATTTTGGTTTTGCcacagacaaagaaaaagaacccATGGCTTGTTGGTTTACATCACCATTGCTGATGTTTGAAGATatgttttgattctcttaaaaGACTTAatagctggtgcagtggctcatgcctgtaatcccagcactttgggaggccaaggtgggtgatcacttgaggtcaggggttcaagaccagcctggccaacatggtgaaaccccatctctactaaaaatacaaaaattagctgggcatggtggcagaagcctataatctcagctgctagagaggctgaggcaggggaatcacttgaacccgggaggtagaggttgcagtgagccaagatcatgccactgcacactagcctgaaagacagagtgggactccatcacaaaaaaaagacTTAATAATAATCTTTGTTTAATTGAAACAAACTATAGTTTCAAGCAGAAAAGATCTTGTTCCCCAATAAAGAAGTaatgatatgtttttaaaatgtagatttttaggAATATATCCTAAGAAAATACTCAGAAATACCCACAAACATTTTTATGCAAAAATAACTCACTGCAGGTTGATTTATTAGTAGTAGAAAATTGGGAATGATCTAAAtgtcaaagaaaggaaaataggctgctgggcacaggggctcatgcctataaccctagcactttgagaggccaagacgggagaattgcttgaacccaggagtttgagaccagcctggaaaacatagtgagacctcattcttaaaaaataataaggagcagcagtagctgggtgtggtggtgcatgcctgtggtctcagctactcagggggctgattggagaagattgcttgagaccaggaggtgaaggctatAGTGAGCCCTGATTGAACCACTGTACTCTATCCCGCGCAACAgtatgagaccctgcctctaaaaaaagagaaaaaaaaaaggaaaataatagctatatataaaaataggGGTCCACATGATGGAATGCTAAACCACCATTAAAAACAACcttgtggcgcacacctgtaatccctgcctctaaaaaaagagaaaaaaaaacaaggaaaataatagctatatatataaatagggGTCCACATGATGGAATGCTAAACCACCATTAAAAACAAccttgtggctcacacctgtaatccctacacattgtggctcacacctgtaatccctacacaaGGAAGGTgaaacacttgaggccaggagtttgagaccagcctggctaacatggtgaaaccccatctctactaaacacacacacacacacacacacacacacacacacacggcttggcgtgctggctcacgccggtagtccagctgctcaggaggctgaggcaagaataaaaaaaagca
It contains:
- the LOC144578683 gene encoding uncharacterized protein LOC144578683, with protein sequence MLAISHLGSFPDLVLFNRCFIFSPVMHFIALPRKLLIKSIIITASSSTIRASRNQDALHPGEVAPPGSSVELVKIFQVDTVLRQGEDAVPRRAKASSSCSLLLPELSCRQLVREPEGQWSSRIPPLNRCPHSYFMTLLSLFSTPVKQ